One Phaseolus vulgaris cultivar G19833 chromosome 2, P. vulgaris v2.0, whole genome shotgun sequence DNA window includes the following coding sequences:
- the LOC137810370 gene encoding serine/threonine-protein kinase 54-like, translating to MDSEGGIVRTPKRELEAEGVLNSKMKGSGNISSKDMIFRADKIDLKSLDAQLEKHLSRVWSRSTETKRPKEEWEVDLAKLDLRYVVAHGAYGTVYRGTYDTQDVAVKVLDWGEDGVATPAEAAALRASFRQEVAVWHKLDHPNVTKFVGASMGTSNLKIPTKTAPYGEEESLPSRACCVIVEFISAGTLKQYLIKNRRKKLAYKVVVQLALDLARGLSYLHSKKIVHRDVKSENMLLNPSRNLKIADFGVARVEAMNPSDMTGETGTLGYMAPEVLDGKPYNRRCDVYSFGICLWEIYCCDMPYPDLSFADVSSAVVRHNLRPDIPRCCPSSLANIMRKCWDANPNKRPEMEEVVKMLEALDTSKGGGMIPEDQSPGCFCFAPTRGP from the exons ATGGATTCAGAAGGTGGGATTGTTAGGACACCAAAGAGGGAATTGGAAGCAGAAGGGGTTCTGAATTCAAAGATGAAGGGTTCTGGAAACATAAGCAGTAAGGATATGATATTCAGAGCTGATAAGATTGATCTCAAGAGTTTGGATGCCCAGCTGGAAAAGCACTTGAGCAGGGTTTGGTCAAGGAGCACTGAGACAAAACGCCCCAAAGAAGAGTGGGAGGTTGATTTGGCCAAATTGGATCTTCGATATGTTGTGGCTCATGGAGCATATGGTACTGTATACAGGGGCACCTATGATACCCAAGATGTTGCTG TGAAAGTATTGGACTGGGGTGAGGATGGTGTAGCTACTCCTGCTGAAGCTGCTGCTTTAAGGGCATCTTTTAGACAGGAAGTTGCTGTCTGGCACAAACTTGACCATCCTAATGTGACAAAA TTTGTTGGAGCTTCAATGGGAACTTCAAATCTTAAGATTCCCACAAAAACCGCTCCTTATGGAGAGGAAGAGTCCCTTCCTTCTAGGGCATGCTGTGTCATTGTTGAGTTTATCTCTGCTGGGACACTAAAGCAATACTTGAtaaaaaataggaggaagaaGCTTGCTTACAAGGTTGTGGTTCAGCTGGCTTTGGACCTTGCAAGGGG TCTTAGTTATCTACACTCGAAGAAAATTGTTCATAGAGATGTTAAATCAGAGAATATGTTACTAAATCCTAGTCGGAATCTAAAAATAGCTGATTTTGGAGTTGCTCGGGTTGAAGCTATGAATCCAAGTGACATGACAGGTGAAACAGGAACCCTTGGATATATGGCTCCAGAG GTTCTGGATGGGAAGCCTTACAACAGGAGATGTGATGTCTATAGCTTTGGCATTTGCTTGTGGGAAATTTACTGCTGTGATATGCCTTATCCAGATCTAAGCTTTGCTGATGTTTCATCTGCAGTTGTTCGCCAT AATTTACGACCAGACATTCCAAGGTGCTGTCCAAGTTCCTTGGCAAACATCATGCGGAAATGTTGGGATGCGAATCCGAACAAGCGGCCAGAAATGGAAGAGGTGGTGAAAATGCTGGAAGCACTTGATACGAGCAAAGGTGGTGGAATGATACCAGAAGATCAGAGTCCAGGGTGCTTCTGTTTTGCTCCAACTCGTGGCCCTTGA
- the LOC137810364 gene encoding pentatricopeptide repeat-containing protein At3g22690, with the protein MLVAVASSQSNTDMAMATTLHPSSIVLVPTSLKEAKPLTTNSSQKLLANCKTLNELKQLHCDMMKKGLCHKPGGDHINKLIAACVQIGTLESLDYAGNAFQDDDDGIPSVYVCNCLIRGYASAGLCEKAILLYIQMVGMGIVPDNYTFPFLLSACSKTTALSEGVQVHGVVVKMGLDGDIFVSNSFIHFYAECGKVDLGRKVFDKMLERNVVSWTSLINGYAGRDLAKEAVSLFFQMVEAGVEPNPVTMVCVISACAKLKDLELGKKVCAYIGESGVELNALMVNALVDMYMKCGDICSARRIFDECTDKNLVTYNTIMSNYVYHGRAGDVLVILDEMLQKGPRPDKVTMLSTIAACAQLGDLSVGKSSHAYVLRNGLEGWDNILNAIIDMYMKCGERGAACKAFEHMPNKTVVTWNSLIAGLGRDGDVELALRIFDEMLERDLVSWNTMISALVQASMFEEAIELFREMQNQGIEGDRVTMVGIASACGYLGALDLAKWVCTYIEKNDIHMDLQLGTALVDMFSRCGDPSSALHVFRRMEKRDVSAWTAAIGVMAMEGNTEGAIELFNEMLKQKVKPDDVVFVALLSACSHGGSVDQGRQVFWSMEKTHGTSPQIVHYGCMVDLLGRAGLLEEALHLIQSMPMEPNEVMWGSLLAACRKHKNVELAHYAAEKLTQLAPERVGIHVLLSNIYASAGKWTDVARVRLQMKEKGIQKVPGSSSIEVHGLVHEFTSGDESHTENTQIELMLQEINCRLRGIGYVPDTTNVLLDVDEQEKEHLLSRHSEKLAMAYGLITTSQGIPIRVVKNLRMCSDCHSFAKLVSKLYNREMTVRDNNRYHFFKEGFCSCGDYW; encoded by the coding sequence ATGTTAGTTGCTGTTGCATCATCACAGAGCAATACTGATATGGCAATGGCCACTACCCTTCATCCATCTTCTATTGTTTTAGTTCCCACAAGCTTGAAGGAAGCTAAACCCTTAACCACAAACTCATCCCAAAAGTTACTAGCAAACTGCAAAACCCTGAATGAACTGAAGCAGTTGCACTGTGACATGATGAAGAAAGGGCTCTGTCACAAGCCTGGTGGTGATCACATTAACAAGCTCATTGCTGCTTGTGTTCAGATAGGTACCCTTGAGAGTTTGGACTACGCTGGAAATGCTTTtcaggatgatgatgatggcaTCCCTTCCGTTTATGTGTGTAATTGTCTCATTAGAGGTTATGCCTCAGCAGGGTTATGTGAAAAAGCAATCTTGCTTTACATTCAGATGGTGGGGATGGGCATTGTGCCTGATAACTACACTTTCCCGTTTTTACTGAGTGCGTGCTCCAAGACTACGGCGCTTTCTGAGGGTGTTCAAGTTCATGGGGTGGTTGTTAAGATGGGTTTGGATGGGGATATCTTTGTCAGCAActcttttatacatttttatgcTGAATGCGGGAAGGTTGACTTAGGGCGGAAGGTGTTTGACAAAATGCTTGAAAGAAATGTGGTGTCTTGGACTAGTTTGATAAATGGTTATGCTGGGAGGGACTTGGCAAAGGAGGCTGTTTCTCTGTTCTTTCAGATGGTTGAGGCTGGTGTGGAACCCAATCCGGTGACCATGGTTTGTGTTATATCTGCTTGTGCCAAGTTGAAGGACCTTGAATTGGGTAAAAAAGTGTGCGCTTACATAGGTGAGTCGGGTGTGGAACTTAATGCACTCATGGTGAATGCATTAGTTGACATGTACATGAAATGTGGGGATATATGTTCGGCAAGGCGGATTTTTGATGAATGTACTGATAAGAATTTGGTTACGTACAATACTATCATGTCAAATTATGTGTACCATGGGAGGGCCGGTGATGTGCTCGTGATTTTGGATGAAATGCTGCAAAAAGGACCACGACCGGATAAGGTAACCATGTTATCTACTATTGCAGCCTGTGCACAGTTGGGTGATCTTTCTGTTGGGAAGTCATCCCATGCTTATGTCTTACGGAATGGACTTGAAGGTTGGGATAACATTCTCAATGCCATCATTGACATGTACATGAAATGTGGCGAAAGAGGAGCAGCTTGCAAAGCTTTTGAGCACATGCCAAACAAGACGGTGGTGACATGGAATTCACTGATTGCAGGTTTGGGTAGAGATGGTGATGTGGAATTAGCTCTGAGAATCTTTGATGAGATGCTGGAGAGGGATCTTGTATCTTGGAACACAATGATCAGTGCATTGGTTCAAGCAAGCATGTTCGAGGAAGCAATTGAGCTATTTAGAGAGATGCAAAACCAAGGGATAGAAGGAGATAGAGTGACGATGGTGGGCATTGCTTCTGCCTGTGGATATTTAGGAGCTCTTGATCTTGCCAAGTGGGTTTGTACTTACATTGAGAAAAATGACATTCACATGGACTTGCAGCTTGGCACAGCGTTGGTTGACATGTTTTCTAGATGTGGTGATCCCTCGAGTGCTCTGCATGTTTTCAGAAGAATGGAGAAACGGGATGTGTCTGCCTGGACTGCTGCCATTGGAGTTATGGCAATGGAGGGAAATACAGAAGGGGCTATTGAGCTTTTCAACGAGATGCTCAAACAAAAGGTGAAACCAGATGATGTTGTTTTTGTGGCACTATTGTCAGCATGTAGCcatggtggttctgtggaccaAGGAAGGCAGGTTTTTTGGTCAATGGAAAAAACCCACGGAACAAGCCCTCAGATTGTCCACTATGGATGCATGGTTGATTTGCTTGGTCGAGCTGGGTTGTTGGAAGAAGCTCTGCATCTCATACAAAGCATGCCAATGGAACCTAACGAGGTTATGTGGGGATCTCTGCTGGCAGCTTGTCGAAAACATAAAAATGTTGAATTGGCACATTATGCAGCCGAAAAGTTAACACAGTTGGCCCCTGAAAGAGTTGGAATTCATGTGCTGTTATCCAACATATATGCATCAGCTGGGAAATGGACTGATGTAGCAAGAGTGAGGTTGCAAATGAAGGAGAAGGGGATCCAGAAAGTGCCTGGATCAAGCTCCATAGAGGTTCACGGATTGGTTCACGAGTTTACCTCGGGTGATGAATCACACACAGAGAACACCCAGATTGAACTAATGCTGCAGGAAATAAACTGCAGGTTAAGAGGGATAGGATATGTTCCTGACACAACCAACGTCTTACTTGATGTTGATGAGCAGGAGAAAGAGCACTTACTCAGCAGACATAGTGAGAAGCTAGCCATGGCTTATGGACTAATCACTACTTCTCAAGGTATACCCATAAGGGTAGTGAAAAATCTTCGAATGTGTTCTGATTGTCATTCATTTGCAAAATTAGTGTCAAAACTATACAATAGGGAAATGACAGTTAGAGACAATAACAGATATCATTTTTTCAAGGAAGGATTTTGTTCTTGTGGAGATTATTGGTAA
- the LOC137810374 gene encoding protein RDM1-like yields MKRSFPWDNQIDVSSSPNSIDALMRRAEMYQDYMKQIPIPSHRGSVIPFTSWMGLGRSMKQLYGQPLHYLTNILLKQWDQLRIGSEDEYKPLDIIIHPHKAEANIWLIEEIHRQTSSHFHIANLWKVDTMYSGFVDPIFPRLQHTS; encoded by the exons ATGAAGAGGTCATTTCCATGGGATAATCAAATTGATGTCTCCTCTTCACCAAACTCCATAG ATGCACTGATGAGACGGGCAGAAATGTATCAGGATTACATGAAGCAGATCCCAATCCCAAGTCATCGAGGTTCTGTGATACCATTTACCTCGTGGATGGGATTGGGCAGATCCATGAAGCAGTTATATGGGCAGCCCCTTCACTACCTCACAAATATTCTGCTTAAACAATGGGATCAGTTGAGAATTGGCAGTGAGGACGAATACAAGCCCTTGGACATCATTATTCATCCACACAAAGCTGAGGCCAACAtctggctcattgaagaaatcCACCGGCAAACCTCATCGCATTTTCATATTGCTAATCTCTGGAAGGTGGACACTATGTACAGTGGTTTTGTTGATCCCATTTTCCCAAGATTACAGCACACATCATGA